One genomic segment of Aythya fuligula isolate bAytFul2 chromosome 5, bAytFul2.pri, whole genome shotgun sequence includes these proteins:
- the ALKBH1 gene encoding nucleic acid dioxygenase ALKBH1: MAAAAAALGREGGEDAFRRLFRFYRRRDASELRGVLDFSAPGGQVFRSHLSISSVSDQDASRAGLQPVSRWKAYGLNGYPGFIFIRNPFLPGCQRHWVKQCLKLYTQKPNVCNLDLHMAPEKTIDLWGQSKEQLRRKGSSKCEPRSLLEKLRWVTLGYHYNWDTKKYTPNHHTPFPSDLAFLSEQVAAACGFQGFQAQAGILNYYHFDSSLGIHVDESELDHSRPLLSFSFGQSSIFLLGGLKREEAPTAMFMHSGDIMVMSGFSRLLHHAVPRVLPNPEGTALPSCLDQALPSDLPAGSVIEQSSEEDWQVCAKYLQSSRINMTIRQVLAEGQNFPEESGTDLKGQAPSEDGYHQENGRAKRHKANTDS; encoded by the exons atggcggcggcggcggcggcgctgggccGGGAGGGCGGGGAGGACGCCTTCAGGAGGCTCTTTCGCTTCTACCGGCGGCGAGACGCCTCCGAGCTGCGCGGAGTGCTCGATTTCTCCGCGCCGGGGGGGCAG gTGTTCAGATCACATCTCAGTATTTCTTCAGTCAGTGACCAAGATGCTTCCCGAGCAGGATTACAGCCAGTTAGCCGGTGGAAAGCCTATGGCCTCAATGGCTATCCAG GGTTTATTTTCATACGAAACCCTTTCCTTCCGGGCTGCCAGCGCCACTGGGTGAAGCAGTGTCTCAAGCTATACACCCAGAAACCCAATGTCTGCAACCTGGACCTGCACATGGCTCCTGAGAAGACCATTGATCTGTGGGGGCagagcaaggagcagctgag AAGGAAGGGTTCCAGTAAATGTGAGCCCAGAAGCTTACTGGAGAAGTTGCGCTGGGTGACCCTCGGTTACCATTATAATTGGGATACCAag AAGTACACACCAAATCACCACACTCCTTTCCCCTCAGACCTCGCGTTCCTGTCAGAACAAGTGGCTGCAGCCTGCGGGTTCCAGGGTTTCCAAGCCCAAGCGGGGATCTTGAACTACTATCACTTTGATTCTTCACTAGGAATTCATGTGGACGAGTCTGAACTAGACCATTCTCGGCCCCTTTTATCATTCAG TTTTGGGCAGTCCTCCATCTTTCTGCTTGGGGGCCTGAAGCGGGAGGAGGCCCCAACAGCCATGTTCATGCACAGTGGAGATATTATGGTGATGTCTGGCTTCAGCCGCCTGCTGCACCATGCTGTGCCCCGCGTCCTTCCCAACCCCGAAGGGACAGCTTTGCCTTCGTGCCTGGACCAAGCCCTTCCTTCAGACCTTCCTGCTGGCTCGGTCATTGAGCAGAGCTCTGAGGAGGACTGGCAGGTCTGTGCCAAGTACTTGCAGTCTTCCCGCATTAACATGACTATTCGGCAGGTGCTGGCTGAGGGTCAGAATTTTCCAGAAGAGTCTGGAACAGACTTAAAGGGTCAAGCACCCTCTGAAGACGGTTACCATCAGGAGAACGGCAGAGCCAAGAGACACAAAGCAAATACTGACAGCTGA
- the SLIRP gene encoding SRA stem-loop-interacting RNA-binding protein, mitochondrial, producing MAAAGAARAARRARRGFDIFVADVPWTVSSKELKEYFAQFGAVQRCQLPFDKDTGFHKRYCWIKFSSPEDVQNTLQKDSHILEGSKLSVKLQQSRRFNQQKEDNE from the exons atggcggcggccggCGCGGCGCGGGCGGCGAGGCGGGCACGGCGCGGCTTCGACATCTTCGTGGCCGATGTGCCCTGGACGGTGTCGAGCA AGGAGCTGAAGGAGTACTTCGCGCAGTTCGGGGCCGTGCAGCGGTGCCAGCTGCCCTTC GACAAAGATACAGGCTTTCACAAACGTTATTGCTGGATTAAATTCTCATCTCCAGAAGATGTTCAGAATACACTTCAAAAGGACTCTCACATACTTGAAGGTTCCAAG CTCTCTGTCAAACTGCAGCAAAGTAGAAGATTCAATCAGCAGAAAGAAGACAATGAGTAA